A single region of the Candidatus Paceibacterota bacterium genome encodes:
- a CDS encoding alpha-L-fucosidase, with product MTKLWMAFMVAAAVGTMRVEIQAEEPNETQQQRDARMSWWRTAKFGMFIHWGVYSVPAGFYQGKPVGGIGEWIMLRGKIPCAEYKAYAKEFNPVKYDAETWVKLAKDAGMKYIVITSKHHDGFAMFCSKASKWNICDASPYGRDPLKDLAEACRKHNIKLGFYYSQAQDWMNGGSTGGRRWDPAQERDMDEYIDQVAVPQVREILSNYGPDIPAVLWWDTPRDINPSRAERLARVARELRPQIITNNRLGGGYKGDTETPEQYIPPQGYPGRDWETCMTINDTWGFKRDDHDWKSTETLIRNLVDIASKGGNYLLNVGPTSEGLIPQPSIERLEQVGKWMRVNGEAIYGSGPTPFGAEAGAFSETEKDKHGKPAFKPAWVWRCTTKPGKLFVHLFQWPAGQFEIPGLMSKVTKAYLLADAGRKPIKVTQSERGTTLALAAKAPDPIASVIVVEIQDKAARLASK from the coding sequence ATGACAAAACTATGGATGGCGTTCATGGTCGCAGCTGCGGTCGGAACGATGAGGGTTGAAATTCAGGCTGAGGAACCAAATGAAACACAGCAACAGCGCGACGCCCGCATGAGCTGGTGGCGCACCGCTAAATTCGGAATGTTCATCCATTGGGGCGTCTACTCCGTTCCGGCCGGCTTTTACCAGGGCAAGCCCGTAGGCGGCATCGGCGAATGGATTATGCTCCGCGGCAAAATCCCCTGCGCCGAGTACAAGGCATACGCCAAGGAATTCAACCCCGTGAAATATGATGCCGAGACGTGGGTCAAGCTGGCCAAAGATGCGGGCATGAAATACATCGTGATCACTTCCAAGCATCACGACGGCTTCGCGATGTTCTGCTCGAAGGCGAGCAAGTGGAATATTTGCGATGCCAGCCCGTACGGACGCGATCCTCTTAAAGATCTCGCAGAAGCCTGCCGCAAGCACAACATCAAACTCGGCTTCTACTACTCGCAGGCCCAGGATTGGATGAATGGCGGCTCGACGGGGGGACGCCGATGGGATCCCGCCCAGGAACGCGACATGGATGAATACATCGATCAAGTGGCGGTTCCCCAGGTGCGTGAAATTCTGTCCAACTACGGTCCCGACATTCCTGCCGTGCTTTGGTGGGACACCCCCAGGGACATAAATCCATCTCGCGCCGAGCGCCTGGCCAGGGTGGCCCGCGAGCTAAGACCGCAAATCATCACCAACAACCGCCTGGGCGGAGGCTACAAGGGCGATACGGAAACCCCGGAACAGTACATACCGCCGCAGGGCTATCCGGGGCGTGATTGGGAGACCTGCATGACGATCAACGATACCTGGGGCTTCAAGCGCGATGACCACGACTGGAAATCCACTGAGACACTTATTCGCAACCTGGTGGATATCGCCAGCAAGGGCGGCAACTATCTGTTGAATGTTGGCCCCACCTCGGAAGGCCTAATCCCTCAGCCGAGCATCGAGCGCCTGGAACAAGTGGGTAAATGGATGCGGGTAAATGGCGAGGCCATTTACGGCAGCGGTCCCACTCCGTTCGGCGCCGAAGCGGGGGCGTTCAGTGAGACCGAGAAGGACAAGCATGGCAAACCTGCCTTTAAGCCCGCTTGGGTGTGGCGTTGCACAACGAAACCAGGAAAGTTGTTTGTGCACCTCTTCCAATGGCCCGCCGGCCAATTCGAAATCCCCGGCCTGATGAGCAAAGTGACCAAGGCGTACTTGCTCGCCGACGCTGGTCGCAAACCGATCAAAGTAACTCAATCCGAACGCGGCACGACCCTGGCGCTGGCAGCCAAAGCCCCCGATCCCATCGCTTCGGTCATTGTTGTGGAAATTCAGGATAAGGCCGCGCGGCTCGCGTCCAAATAG
- a CDS encoding SGNH/GDSL hydrolase family protein: MGFLAPLPVHAAQTPADPAIGAASRPKLQSIRRIVFLGDSITQAGDYVTDVQCWLCAQRANVEVLNLGLGSETATDLTPQENASHLEKFGFGRPFLSERLDRVLEAAKPDLLFACYGMNDGSNLPSDASGDRRFANAITRLRESALRSGVKRVVICTPPVHDARQHPGLQPHDESLTRYTSWLLSRRASGWDVVDIHTPMRRSLDEGRSSDPSFMYAQDGVHPDRRGHWIMAREILKQFFGADLKGATRAEELFPVHGPEIRKLISKRSKLLFDAWMTELTHTRPGVPGGPGAKPGALTVCQAQARAVEITAEIVRLRCNTNSPSALSNEHAIPAGKLEGSETLTHKNEI; encoded by the coding sequence TTGGGGTTCCTCGCTCCCTTGCCAGTTCATGCCGCGCAGACCCCGGCCGATCCCGCTATCGGCGCTGCTTCACGCCCGAAGCTCCAGAGCATTCGCCGGATCGTCTTCCTTGGCGACAGTATCACACAGGCGGGGGACTACGTGACGGATGTGCAATGCTGGCTTTGCGCGCAGCGTGCAAATGTCGAAGTTCTGAACCTCGGACTGGGCAGCGAAACAGCAACAGACCTAACCCCGCAAGAAAACGCTTCGCACCTGGAAAAATTCGGGTTCGGACGCCCTTTCTTGAGCGAGCGCCTCGACCGTGTATTGGAAGCGGCTAAGCCGGACCTCCTGTTCGCCTGCTACGGGATGAACGATGGGAGCAACCTCCCCTCAGACGCCTCCGGGGATAGGCGCTTTGCGAACGCGATCACTCGCCTGCGAGAATCCGCCCTGCGCAGCGGGGTGAAGCGGGTTGTGATTTGCACCCCGCCGGTTCACGATGCCCGGCAACACCCCGGCCTCCAGCCGCACGATGAAAGCCTGACGCGCTACACCTCATGGCTTCTATCCAGGCGTGCTTCCGGCTGGGATGTGGTTGATATCCACACCCCGATGCGCCGGAGCCTGGACGAAGGCCGATCCAGTGACCCGTCCTTCATGTACGCCCAGGACGGCGTGCATCCTGACCGCCGGGGGCACTGGATCATGGCCCGCGAGATTCTTAAGCAGTTCTTCGGTGCGGATCTGAAGGGTGCAACGCGAGCGGAAGAACTCTTTCCGGTGCATGGCCCGGAAATACGCAAATTGATTTCGAAACGATCAAAGCTTCTCTTCGACGCGTGGATGACCGAACTCACACACACCCGTCCCGGCGTTCCTGGCGGCCCCGGCGCAAAGCCGGGGGCGCTCACCGTTTGCCAGGCGCAGGCCCGAGCTGTGGAAATCACCGCCGAGATTGTCCGGCTGCGCTGCAATACCAATTCTCCGAGCGCCCTCTCTAATGAACATGCGATTCCAGCCGGTAAACTCGAGGGTTCGGAAACGTTAACACATAAAAACGAAATATGA